The stretch of DNA CCCTCGCAGCCGGGTTTACGGCCCTCAATATCACTGACGGCGAGGCATGGACACGACTACTCCCCGTGTTCCTCGTTGCAGGACTCATGGCCGCCGCCGGCGCGTGGCAGGTTGTCGCCGCCCGCCGCGGACGGCTTCGATTTGACGAGCAGCGCCGTCACCGTCACTATCGGGCTGGCTACCGCGCGTTCGTCCTCATCGCGCTCGCTCTCATCGTGACCGCGGCACTCGAGCCAGTCCCAGGGCCCACCCCCGCGAGCTACCTGCTCTTTGGGATGGGCGTCTTCGTCGCCTCCCTCGCTGTCGACAGACACCGTGGCTGACGGGTGCTGACGTACGCCGCCGTTAGCCTGACAGATCCTCGAGCACTGCCTGTGCTGCCTGCCGGCCGCTTTCCATCGCGCCCTGAATCGACGACCAGCGGGTGTAGTCGCCGGCCAGATACACCGGCCCGTCGGGGTCGCGCACATCGGGTAACTGCTCGTAGATCCCCGGCGGCTGGGAAAACTGTGCGAAGTCGATTCGGTCGGTATGCAGGCGCTCGAGGCCATCGAACACGCGCTCGGGGTACCACGAGGCGAGCGTCTCGCGGGTGCGCTCCTCGAGTTCCTCGTCGCTTTCGTCGCGCTCGCCGAGGTAGGTCGCACTCAGCAGCGTCTCGTCGTCGGGCGCGTACTCGGGGGCAACGGCGCTGTGTGGAACGAGGTGGTTCGGTCCGTTATCGCTCGCGTTCAACAAGAGGCGACGGTCGTTCTCGAACTCAGTCAGCCCGGGCAGGCGGTAGTACTGTGTGACACAGGCCTGACTGTCGGTAGGGATTCCCGTCACATCTGTGAGTGCTGCTGCCGTCGGCGGATCAGCCGCGACGACGACCGCGTCGGCCTCGTACTCGCTCGAGTCGCCGTCAGTCACACCCGTTACGACGGCCCCGCTATCCTCGCTTTCGATCGATTCGACCTCGAGGCCGGTCTCGAGCGTCGCCCCCTCCGCTCGCGCGTGGTCGGCGAGTTGGGCCGGGATCGCCTCCATTCCTGCCGCGGGGACAGCAATCGACCCTGACGCGAGCGCGCCGAATGTGTACTCGAAGACGCGACTCGAGGTTCCAAGCGTCCGGTCGAGGGTGATCCCGCCGTAGAAGGGCGCGATGAAGTTCTCGAGGAACTGCTCGGAAAAGTCCCGTTCGCGGAGGAACTGTGCAATCGTGGCCTCCTCGTCCTCGCGGTCGGCCGCAAACACCGCTTCCGGGTCACGGCCGCGGAGTTCGCGCCACAGCGAGAGAACACGGCGTTTGTCGCCGAGCGTAATATCCGGATTGAACAGCGTATCGAGCGCGGTTCGTGGCTCGCGCAGCGGATCCGAAAGCGTCGAGCGATGGTTCGGCTTGGCGATTGTCGCTCCCGGCGAAAAGGCTCGGAGGTCGAGCACCTCGAGATCGAGTTCTCGCCTGACCGCTGGATAGGCGGTAAACAGTACCTGAAAGCCGCGGTCGAACAGGTAGCCATCGCGCTCGGTCGTCCGAACGCGACCGCCGACCGTCTTGCGGGCCTCGAGAAGGGTTACGTCAACGCCGCCGCCAGCGAGATGGCGCGCTGTGACGAGTCCGGCCAGTCCTCCACCAACGACGACAACTTGGGGCGTCGACTCCATACGTGGCCGTTGTCGACCAGCCCTAAAAATCGGCAACCTAACGGCTGTCGATGGCCGTCGACTTGCGTATGGTCGGTCGTTACAGGTCGAACAGGGTCCTGAGCGCGATCCCGGCGAGTATCGTCAGGATGCCGGCTATCGTTGCAATCGGCGGAATCGGGATGAACAGGAAGACGACACCAACGAGGATAACGCCACTCGAGAGTCTGACCATACGGACACGTCACCGAGCTGTGGAATAGTGCTATGGCCGGCATTACCAACTGCTCAAGAGCGGGGGTGGGTGAGACCACCATTCTCTATACTATTCGAGCCCAGTATCTACTATGGTCGATGCGAGTCTGACGCCGATTGAGCGCGGAACGATCACCGCCGACGTGAACAACCTCCGAGAGGGCGCAACGCTTGCCACTGTGAGCGAGCCGAACCCGAACGCTGCGCTACAGACTGCGCCCGTATACAACGTCGTGATCGACCACCCGGAGGGAACGATCCTGTGGGACACCGGTTCCCACCCCGACGCC from Natronolimnobius sp. AArcel1 encodes:
- a CDS encoding NAD(P)/FAD-dependent oxidoreductase produces the protein MESTPQVVVVGGGLAGLVTARHLAGGGVDVTLLEARKTVGGRVRTTERDGYLFDRGFQVLFTAYPAVRRELDLEVLDLRAFSPGATIAKPNHRSTLSDPLREPRTALDTLFNPDITLGDKRRVLSLWRELRGRDPEAVFAADREDEEATIAQFLRERDFSEQFLENFIAPFYGGITLDRTLGTSSRVFEYTFGALASGSIAVPAAGMEAIPAQLADHARAEGATLETGLEVESIESEDSGAVVTGVTDGDSSEYEADAVVVAADPPTAAALTDVTGIPTDSQACVTQYYRLPGLTEFENDRRLLLNASDNGPNHLVPHSAVAPEYAPDDETLLSATYLGERDESDEELEERTRETLASWYPERVFDGLERLHTDRIDFAQFSQPPGIYEQLPDVRDPDGPVYLAGDYTRWSSIQGAMESGRQAAQAVLEDLSG
- a CDS encoding transporter produces the protein MVRLSSGVILVGVVFLFIPIPPIATIAGILTILAGIALRTLFDL